From one candidate division WOR-3 bacterium genomic stretch:
- a CDS encoding TldD/PmbA family protein — MSTEFDRQAAAVKADLKRMLDAGCSFADARLYDEDRTERLTLYDGNLETNYGANERGIGVRALYKGAWGFAATADLASISACFDKALANAKAATMLPGFPKDMGPAQPAKGQYRPPVKQDPFHVPMSEKLALLSGIDAGLKDSTVAHRYVTAGFQRRKIFYWNSESTEVDRWQLNTFGTMAVMAPDAQGRTQRRTMELFCNGDGTRGYEWLSDPEAFGGHAERVRKELSEIIAADPLPAGKRDVILLPGQGFLQVHETIGHALELDRILGYELSFAGGSHVRLEHIGKLRYGSDKLNARAGIVLNSPGTFGFDDEGTPQRDYYLIESGILVNVLSSRTDLAEANAKAGRVAVKESGTAARACAFYRTPIDRMTNINIDAGNDGTLEDIIAATEDGVVLDVPVSWSIGSNREHFHFATEIAWEVKNGKKTKVYKNPTYHGHTLEFWNSLDKVGSKATWCLEQVPNCGKGEPNQIMELGHGIPVMRFRGVETGEKE; from the coding sequence GTGAGCACAGAATTCGACCGGCAGGCCGCGGCCGTGAAAGCCGATCTCAAGCGGATGCTTGACGCCGGCTGCAGCTTCGCCGACGCGCGTCTCTATGACGAGGACCGCACCGAGCGCCTCACGCTCTACGACGGCAACCTCGAAACCAACTACGGCGCGAATGAGCGCGGCATCGGCGTGCGCGCCCTTTACAAGGGTGCCTGGGGCTTTGCCGCCACCGCCGACCTCGCCTCGATATCGGCCTGCTTCGACAAAGCGCTGGCCAACGCCAAAGCCGCAACCATGCTGCCCGGCTTCCCCAAAGACATGGGCCCGGCCCAGCCTGCCAAAGGCCAGTACCGGCCACCGGTCAAGCAGGACCCGTTCCATGTGCCCATGTCCGAGAAGCTCGCCCTGCTCTCCGGCATCGACGCCGGACTGAAAGACAGCACGGTCGCGCACCGGTATGTCACCGCCGGGTTCCAGCGCCGGAAGATCTTCTACTGGAACTCCGAAAGCACCGAGGTCGACCGCTGGCAGCTCAACACCTTTGGCACGATGGCAGTGATGGCTCCCGACGCGCAGGGCCGCACCCAGCGCCGCACCATGGAGCTCTTCTGCAATGGCGACGGCACGCGCGGGTACGAATGGCTCTCCGATCCCGAGGCGTTCGGCGGCCACGCCGAGCGTGTCCGGAAGGAGCTGTCGGAAATCATCGCGGCCGACCCCCTGCCCGCGGGCAAGCGTGACGTGATTCTCCTGCCCGGCCAGGGCTTCCTGCAGGTCCACGAGACCATCGGCCACGCGCTCGAGCTCGACCGGATCCTCGGGTACGAGCTGTCGTTCGCCGGTGGCTCCCACGTCCGCCTTGAGCACATCGGCAAGCTCCGCTACGGCTCGGACAAGCTCAACGCCCGGGCCGGCATCGTGCTCAACTCGCCCGGCACGTTTGGCTTCGACGACGAGGGCACGCCCCAGCGCGACTACTACCTGATTGAGAGCGGCATCCTCGTCAACGTCCTCTCCTCGCGCACGGACCTGGCCGAGGCCAACGCCAAGGCCGGCCGCGTCGCCGTCAAAGAATCCGGCACCGCTGCCCGCGCCTGCGCGTTCTACCGCACGCCGATTGACCGGATGACCAACATCAACATCGACGCCGGGAACGACGGCACGCTCGAGGACATCATCGCTGCCACCGAGGACGGAGTGGTGCTCGACGTTCCGGTCTCCTGGTCGATCGGTTCCAACCGCGAGCACTTCCACTTCGCCACGGAAATCGCCTGGGAAGTGAAGAACGGCAAGAAGACCAAGGTCTACAAGAACCCGACCTACCACGGGCACACGCTCGAGTTCTGGAACTCGCTCGACAAAGTCGGGAGCAAAGCTACCTGGTGCCTGGAACAGGTGCCGAACTGCGGCAAAGGCGAGCCGAACCAGATAATGGAGCTCGGCCACGGCATACCGGTGATGCGCTTCCGTGGCGTCGAAACCGGGGAGAAGGAGTAA
- the msrA gene encoding peptide-methionine (S)-S-oxide reductase MsrA, with protein sequence MNTDTATFAAGCFWGVQAEFDKLKGVVQTTVGYTGGKTEKPTYDDVCSDGTGHAEAVEVVFDPGVVTYEQLLDRFWSMHDPTTLNRQGPDFGSQYRSAIFFHSPEQQASAVAVKEKLAKARRFTRPIVTQIVPAVRFWPAEEYHQKYFQKHGGGSCHI encoded by the coding sequence ATGAATACCGACACCGCGACGTTCGCCGCGGGTTGTTTTTGGGGAGTACAGGCGGAGTTCGATAAGCTGAAGGGCGTGGTGCAGACGACCGTCGGGTATACGGGCGGGAAGACCGAGAAGCCGACCTACGACGATGTCTGTTCGGATGGCACCGGGCACGCGGAAGCGGTGGAGGTGGTGTTCGACCCGGGCGTCGTCACCTACGAGCAGTTGCTGGACAGGTTCTGGTCGATGCACGACCCGACCACTCTCAACCGGCAGGGACCGGACTTCGGGTCGCAGTACCGCTCAGCCATCTTCTTTCACTCGCCGGAGCAGCAGGCCTCGGCCGTCGCCGTTAAGGAGAAGCTCGCTAAGGCGCGGCGGTTCACCCGGCCGATAGTCACTCAGATTGTCCCGGCGGTTAGGTTCTGGCCGGCCGAGGAGTATCACCAGAAGTACTTCCAGAAGCACGGCGGCGGAAGCTGCCACATCTGA
- a CDS encoding ABC-F family ATP-binding cassette domain-containing protein: MLINATDIGKSLGAETVLQHVSFTISPGEKIGLVGPNGSGKTTLLKLILRQIEPDQGDIAIAGEPEIGYVRQDVLDDEDLTVEQALFGEMEELEARLAQLRKEIAASPDDEGELAKDEVIEDELNTRFGNGYRSRCEKTLAQFGFNLDRYKAKVNVLSPGERARLELARVLVREPNLLILDEPTNFLDIGQREWLERFLEEFAGTVLVVSHDRVFLDRVVNRVFDLRRSRLTVYEGDYDDYELAREQERAKLEHEHEVQQKEIHKLERAAEERKVWSARREKTKTAAHDSGFEGHRAAKMAKRAKHAEKRIEQMIEAHEAKKPIVEKRPRPVLVTEELPDKRAVLAKDLTKSFSGRTVIEGASFEMRTGERVAVIGPNGSGKTVLLRMLVSELEPDKGKAQFGAGTRVGYFPQDITSLDLKRTALEEVMESGANQETARTVLGTLLLRKAFAEKKLSELSAGERSKVLLARILAGGANLLILDEPTNHLDIDALLALENLLANAPVGVLFATHDRALLSRLADRVLELRDARLIDHRERYEALVRKS; the protein is encoded by the coding sequence GTGCTCATCAACGCAACTGATATCGGCAAATCACTCGGCGCTGAGACGGTGCTGCAGCACGTCAGCTTCACCATCAGCCCGGGCGAGAAGATCGGGCTCGTCGGGCCGAATGGCAGCGGCAAGACGACCCTGCTCAAGTTGATCCTGCGGCAGATCGAACCGGACCAGGGCGACATCGCCATTGCGGGCGAGCCCGAAATCGGCTATGTGCGGCAGGACGTGCTCGACGACGAGGACCTGACCGTGGAGCAGGCGCTTTTCGGTGAGATGGAAGAACTGGAAGCCAGGCTTGCCCAGCTCCGCAAAGAAATCGCTGCCAGCCCCGATGATGAAGGCGAACTGGCCAAGGACGAGGTAATCGAGGATGAACTCAACACTCGGTTCGGCAACGGCTACCGCAGCCGCTGCGAGAAGACCCTGGCCCAGTTTGGTTTCAACCTCGACCGGTACAAGGCGAAGGTCAACGTGCTCTCTCCCGGCGAGCGGGCGCGGCTGGAGCTCGCCCGGGTCCTGGTGCGCGAGCCCAATCTCCTCATCCTCGACGAGCCGACCAATTTCCTCGACATCGGCCAGCGCGAGTGGCTGGAACGCTTCCTCGAGGAGTTCGCCGGCACCGTGCTCGTGGTCTCGCACGACCGAGTCTTTCTCGACCGCGTCGTCAACCGGGTGTTCGACTTGCGCCGGTCCCGGCTCACGGTCTACGAAGGCGACTACGACGACTACGAATTAGCCCGGGAGCAGGAACGGGCGAAGCTCGAGCACGAGCACGAAGTCCAGCAGAAGGAGATACACAAGCTCGAACGCGCGGCCGAAGAGCGCAAGGTCTGGTCCGCCCGCCGCGAGAAAACGAAGACCGCGGCCCATGACAGCGGCTTCGAGGGACACCGCGCAGCCAAGATGGCGAAGCGGGCCAAGCATGCCGAAAAGCGCATCGAGCAGATGATCGAGGCGCATGAGGCGAAGAAGCCGATCGTCGAGAAGCGGCCCAGGCCCGTGCTCGTAACCGAGGAACTGCCTGATAAACGGGCCGTGCTGGCCAAAGACCTCACCAAGTCATTCAGCGGCCGGACGGTGATTGAAGGCGCATCATTCGAAATGAGGACCGGCGAAAGGGTGGCGGTCATCGGCCCCAACGGCTCCGGCAAGACCGTCCTGCTGCGCATGCTCGTCAGCGAACTGGAGCCGGACAAAGGCAAGGCGCAGTTCGGCGCCGGGACCAGGGTCGGCTACTTCCCGCAGGACATAACGTCACTCGACCTCAAGCGAACCGCGCTCGAAGAGGTGATGGAGTCCGGCGCCAACCAGGAGACCGCGCGGACCGTTCTCGGCACGCTGCTCCTTCGCAAAGCGTTCGCGGAGAAGAAGCTCTCCGAGCTATCAGCCGGCGAGCGGTCAAAGGTTCTGCTGGCGCGGATTCTCGCGGGCGGAGCAAACCTGCTGATACTGGACGAGCCGACGAACCACCTTGACATTGACGCCCTGCTCGCGCTCGAGAACCTGCTCGCGAACGCGCCGGTCGGAGTGCTCTTCGCCACGCACGACCGTGCCCTGCTCTCCAGGCTTGCCGACCGGGTTCTTGAACTCAGAGACGCCAGACTGATCGACCACCGCGAGCGCTACGAAGCGCTCGTCCGCAAGAGTTAG
- a CDS encoding polyprenol monophosphomannose synthase has protein sequence MVFPVARGLVIFPTYNEAENIERILPEVLSKSPEIEALVIDDNSPDKTGDMVERMAAADSRIHLVRRPGKMGLGTAYVLGFKYMLEHGYDYCFEMDADFSHPPDKVPEMIELLKDYDLVIGSRYSEGVSVVNWPMKRLLLSYFACMYARVVTGVPIRDLTAGFKAYRRETLAGIDLEKLKEDGYGFQIEIDFLIWRKGLRIKETPIVFTERRAGTSKMNKRIVRRAFFLVLRLRLQRLFGRA, from the coding sequence ATAGTATTCCCCGTGGCACGCGGACTGGTCATTTTCCCGACCTACAACGAAGCCGAGAACATCGAGCGCATCCTGCCCGAGGTGCTCTCGAAGTCGCCGGAAATCGAAGCCCTGGTCATCGACGACAATTCGCCGGACAAGACCGGCGACATGGTCGAGCGGATGGCCGCGGCCGATTCCAGGATCCACCTGGTCCGCCGGCCGGGCAAGATGGGGCTGGGCACCGCGTACGTCCTCGGGTTCAAGTACATGCTCGAGCACGGGTACGACTATTGCTTCGAGATGGACGCCGACTTCTCGCACCCGCCGGACAAGGTGCCGGAGATGATCGAGCTATTGAAGGATTACGACCTCGTCATCGGCTCGCGCTACTCCGAGGGCGTGTCGGTCGTGAACTGGCCGATGAAGCGGCTGCTGCTTTCCTACTTCGCCTGCATGTACGCGCGGGTCGTCACCGGCGTGCCGATTCGCGACCTGACCGCGGGATTCAAGGCGTACCGGCGCGAGACGCTGGCCGGCATCGACCTCGAGAAGTTGAAGGAAGACGGCTACGGGTTTCAGATCGAGATTGACTTCCTGATCTGGCGCAAGGGCCTCCGTATCAAGGAGACGCCGATCGTCTTTACCGAGCGGCGCGCGGGCACGTCGAAGATGAACAAGAGAATCGTCCGCCGCGCCTTCTTCCTCGTGCTGCGGCTCAGGCTGCAGCGGCTCTTCGGAAGAGCCTAG